In Aedes albopictus strain Foshan chromosome 3, AalbF5, whole genome shotgun sequence, the following are encoded in one genomic region:
- the LOC109415352 gene encoding nose resistant to fluoxetine protein 6-like, protein MTTVLVIAVTVVGVTFCDPAVAQGSFETDGFPNLIDSIPGAFLDNFSQLIDGGSGNLSQCELQLLTLQQSIVQGPQFWALQMLDAWSKLPAGIFLGNTMDFGNYDECRKVDHATGNETVGRITGRYCQMTIPLNLSALQTGRQFPSNSGNNGFALQLGTCFPATCEASQLNSIFNGSLPGLASLPKISFTCEASVPNVGAKEVVAIVIFGIVAALLLFSTAYEVVMLLSSRRPHPNWAMFSIYSNGVKLFRITEQQSNGQAKSNQIDCLNGIRVISMVWIVFCHNYMMTMLSPLVNKTDIFNWIKSYHSMLVVGGAVSVDSFFLLSGLLVCWSLLKELDKSRKLNLPVMYLHRYLRLTPALAALILLSSTLLKYGGSGPMWKTTVVIMEDACHKYWWSALLYLQNYVNPTEICMGHSWYLSVDMQLFVLSPLLIYPLWRWGRKILYAIAALILLSMGCVIAAFLVNNLRLAFVDSGQQSPDKNRQVLVYYPTHIRIGAWLIGVILGYVMHHTKHRIVRLSKPIIISGWIISLAIMLTILLGDYPLQQPDTYADHPVIVDAIYEATNRIVWACCLAWIVFACVNGYGGPINTFLSQPIWQPLGRLSYSIYLLHLPVQTMLLGTLRSTGYFSDIVAVHNFWGDFGLTITVSILWCLAFESPIVGLEKLLLGKLHKPNPNRGALVEEQKTEHHQNGSTENIISREHV, encoded by the exons ATGACTACCGTACTAGTAATTGCAGTGACTGTGGTGGGTGTCACGTTTTGTGACCCCGCTGTGGCGCAAGGGTCATTCGAGACGGATGGTTTTCCGAATTTGATTGATAGCATTCCGGGCGCATTTTTGGACAACTTTTCACAACTGATTGATGGTGGTTCCGGTAATCTATCGCAATGTGAACTGCAGTTGCTCACTTTGCAGCAAAGCATCGTACAAGGGCCGCAGTTCTGGGCTTTGCAGA TGCTAGATGCATGGTCCAAACTACCGGCCGGAATTTTCCTGGGTAATACAATGGATTTCGGTAACTACGACGAATGCCGCAAAGTGGATCATGCAACGGGAAACGAAACAGTCGGCCGAATCACCGGTCGATACTGCCAGATGACGATCCCGCTGAATTTGAGCGCTCTCCAGACTGGTCGACAATTTCCTTCGAATAGTGG TAACAACGGCTTTGCGCTTCAATTGGGAACCTGCTTCCCAGCTACGTGCGAAGCCAGTCAACTGAACTCTATATTCAACGGCTCTCTCCCGGGATTGGCGAGTCTACCGAAGATAAGCTTCACGTGTGAAGCTTCCGTACCGAATGTGGGAGCTAAAGAGGTAGTGGCAAT CGTTATCTTCGGCATAGTGGCCGCTCTGCTACTGTTCAGCACCGCATACGAAGTGGTCATGTTGCTCAGCTCACGACGACCGCACCCAAACTGGGCCATGTTCTCGATCTACTCGAACGGAGTCAAGCTGTTCAGAATAACTGAACAACAGTCCAACGGTCAGGCCAAATCTAATCAAATCGATTGTCTGAATGGAATCCGGGTCATCTCCATGGTTTGGATTGTGTTCTGCCACAACTATATGATGACAATGTTAAGTCCATTGGTTAACAAAACGGATATATTCAAT TGGATCAAATCATATCACAGCATGCTCGTAGTGGGTGGAGCAGTTTCGGTGGATTCATTTTTCCTACTCAGTGGATTGCTCGTCTGTTGGAGTCTTCTCAAAGAGCTGGACAAAAGCCGGAAGCTTAACCTCCCAGTGATGTATTTACACCGATATCTGCGTTTGACTCCAGCGCTGGCAGCGCTCATACTGCTTTCTTCCACCTTGCTAAAGTATGGTGGTTCTGGTCCCATGTGGAAAACTACGGTAGTAATTATGGAGGACGCTTGCCATAAGTACTGGTGGTCTGCTTTACTCTATCTTCAAAACTACGTAAATCCAACAGAGATCTGCATGGGTCACTCTTGGTATCTATCCGTGGATATGCAGCTTTTTGTTCTGTCACCGCTGCTAATCTATCCCCTCTGGAGGTGGGGTCGAAAAATACTCTACGCCATTGCGGCACTCATCCTTCTGTCCATGGGATGCGTTATAGCGGCGTTCCTAGTTAACAACTTACGTTTAGCGTTCGTAGATAGTGGTCAGCAATCACCTGACAAAAACCGACAAGTACTCGTATACTACCCTACTCATATACGAATTGGAGCATGGCTGATTGGGGTGATCTTGGGATACGTCATGCATCATACCAAACATCGAATAGTACGACTTTCCAAACCCATCATCATCTCCGGATGGATCATCTCTCTGGCCATCATGTTGACCATTCTTCTGGGAGACTATCCCTTGCAGCAGCCAGACACATACGCAGATCATCCAGTGATAGTGGACGCCATCTACGAAGCCACCAATCGAATAGTGTGGGCCTGCTGTCTAGCGTGGATCGTGTTCGCCTGTGTCAACGGGTACGGAGGCCCGATCAACACCTTTCTAAGCCAGCCGATATGGCAGCCACTGGGCAGATTGTCATACAGTATCTACCTGTTGCACCTGCCGGTGCAGACGATGCTGCTGGGGACACTCAGAAGTACGGGCTACTTTTCCGATATCGTGGCAGTGCATAACTTCTGGGGTGACTTTGGCCTTACGATCACGGTATCGATACTGTGGTGTCTGGCGTTTGAATCTCCCATCGTTGGATTGGAGAAGCTTCTGCTGGGAAAAT TGCATAAACCAAATCCAAATCGAGGTGCACTCGTTGAAGAGCAAAAGACTGAACATCATCAAAATGGATCAACGGAGAACATTATTAGTAGAGAGCATGTCTGA